The following coding sequences lie in one Eleginops maclovinus isolate JMC-PN-2008 ecotype Puerto Natales chromosome 21, JC_Emac_rtc_rv5, whole genome shotgun sequence genomic window:
- the LOC134858089 gene encoding ADP-ribosyl cyclase/cyclic ADP-ribose hydrolase 1-like, which translates to MVHRVSHVVCTLKEGGNVLFSFYRCQIVKYINVISKACTKFGPTLFIIMTPIHFPNTKQHCLSLRYKCTKIWEEFEKAYVGHDPCNVPGENYDSLIAVAPLKHSCGKTMFWSKTKDLVRDFTKNREDVFILEDTLLGSVLDGLNWCGKKGSSETFTEGCPEWDECANNPLRSVWNRGSHASADYGCDDVTAMLNGSRDRAFDPERVFGSVEVKRMKYPKVKSLKVVLFTQKNTQSDTQKSSQEANCNNVLKDLKGALDQGITCTCKEVTVAKIKECSSNPKKPIGTCW; encoded by the exons ATGGTTCACAGAGTATCTCATGTGGTGTGCACATTAAAGGAAGGAGGAAACGTCCTGTTTTCCTTTTACAGATGCCAAATAGTAAAATACATCAATGTTATAAGCAAAGCCTGCACCAAATTTGGTCCTACACTTTTCATCATAATGACGCCGATCCACTTTCCTAACACTAAGCAGCACTGTCTTTCTCTCAGGTACAAATGTACAAAGATATGGGAGGAATTTGAAAAAGCCTATGTAGGCCACGACCCTTGTAACGTCCCCGGGGAAAACTATGACTCTTTAATTGCTGTGGCGCCATTGAAACATTCCTGTGGCAAA ACGATGTTCTGGAGTAAAACAAAGGATCTGGTCCGTGACTTCACTAAGAACAGGGAAGATGTTTTCATCTTGGAGGACACTCTGCTGGGATCTGTGCTGGATGGTCTGAACTGGTGTGGAAAGAAGGGCAGCAGTG AAACATTCACTGAAGGCTGCCCAGAGTGGGATGAATGTGCGAACAATCCTCTCCGTTCAGTTTGGAACAGAGGCTCACATGCT TCTGCAGATTATGGCTGTGATGATGTCACAGCAATGCTAAACGGATCCAGGGATAGAGCATTTGATCCTGAAAG agtTTTTGGAAGCGTTGAGGTGAAGAGGATGAAATACCCCAAGGTGAAAAGCCTGAAGGTTGTTCTCTTCACTCAAAAGAACACTCAAAGTGACACTCAAAAGAGCAGTCAAGA GGCAAACTGCAACaatgttttaaaggatttaaaggGAGCGCTGGACCAAGGAATAACATGTACCTGCAAGGAAGTGACTGT AGCTAAGATCAAGGAGTGCAGCTCCAATCCAAAGAAACCCATTGGAACCTGTTGGTGA